GCAAGAGCGGCGAGCATAAGAATAAGTACCACTACAAGAACTTTGTAAATACGATTATCGCTGGAAGATGTCATGCGTGATCTTTTTATATTTATACAAAAGTAAGAATTTTGATCGCGCTCATAAAGAACTCATTCAGTGACCTGATGCACCTCTTTTATCCTGAGGTTTGTCAAGGTTGCAGCACTTCGCTTTTTAAAGGTGAAAATGTGTTGTGTTTTACTTGTAAGGCTCAGCTGCCTATCGCATATCAACATCTAGATGCAGATGACAAGGTCAAGGAACTTTTTTATGGGCGTACTGAAATTGCTCATGCTCGTAGTTTGTTTTTCTATGAAAAAATCGGGATTGTCCAGCAGCTGACCCATGCGTTAAAATATCAGGGACAAGAACAAATAAGCAGCTACTTGGGTAAAATGATGTCTGAACACATGAAAACTGACCCGGGATTTCAAAAAGTGACTCATGTGCTCCCAGTTCCTGTGCACCCCAAACGCTTGAAGAAACGCGGCTATAATCAGGTGGATGGTTTTGGAAAAGAGATCGCAAAAGCCCTTAATGCCAAATATTTACCGAACCTACTCGTTAAGACTAAAAATACAATCAATCAGGCCAAGCTGGGTCAGGTGAAACGTAGTGATGAAACTAAATCTATCTACACTTTGAATGAACCGGAACGAATTCCTGAAGGTACGCACCTTCTCATCGTAGATGACGTTATCACAACGGGAACTACTTTAAGCTTATGTACTCGCGAGCTGCAAAACATTCAAGGTATCAAACTTTACGTAGCCACTATGTCAATATCTATTTAAGCCAGCTAACCGCAATTAAATTCAAGACCTTAACTTGCACTTGAAATGAAAAATGTGAAAAAGAATCTAGCTTTTCTATCCAGCGTTGCATTAATGATGCTCCTGCTGGTGCAATGTGCCAAAAGAGGTAGTCCCAGCGGCGGTCCCATAGATGAATTGCCGCCTATAATTGTGAGTGTTTATCCTGAAAACTATTCTACCAATTTTGAAGCAAAGGAAATCACCATTAGATTTAACGAGTACATTAAATTTAAAGATCTGCGCAAGCAACTGGTCATTTCTCCCCCCATGGAATATCCGCCTATTATTTTGCCTCAAGGTGGTGTAGGAAAAGAAATTACGATACGTATTCAAGATACCTTACTAGAAAATACAACGTATGTGATCAATTTTGGCCAAAGCGTGGTGGATAATAATGAAGGAAATCCCTATCCGTTTTTGAAATATGTATTTAGTACGGGTGATTATGTAGATTCCTTGAAACTCAAAGGACAAATCAAAAATGTACTTGAATTTGAAACCGACGAATTTGTAAATGTATTGCTTTACGAGTTGGACTCTACCTACACTGACAGTGCCGTCTTCAAAGAGCAGCCGCGCTACATTCTTAATACGCTGGATAGCTTGACCACATTCACCATGGAAAACCTCAAAGAGGGAACTTATCAAATGGTGGCACTCAAAGAGGAAAACAGCGATTATAGATACGATCCTTCTAGAGAGAAAATAGGTTTCTATCCAGAACCTATTACACTACCTTCTGATGAAACCTACGTTATCAATTTGTACAAACAAAATTTAGATGCAGAAATTGAAAATGCCAAGCATGTTTCTGAATTTAGAATCGACGTAGGTTATAAAGGGTACTTAGATAGTTTGAAAATCGAGCCGGTCGATAAAAATTTACTTTATGAAAGCCGTATCACCAAACTAGACGCCACTGACACTTTGCAATATTGGTTAAAGCCAATACCTCAAGTCGACACCTTGAGACTTAATGCGTCTCTGGGAAATTTTCAAGAAGAGTTCAAGGTCACGATTAAAGACAGTTTAAAAATCGACACTCTGAGTATCAATTCAAAAGCAAACGATTATCAAAAAAAGTTTTTCAAGAATGGGTCTATAATTTCAGCTACCACACCTATTGAATCTGTAAATGAAAATTTATTTGAGGTGATTGATAAAGACAGTACAGCTGTTCCTTTTACTTTGAAAATCGACAGTTTGAGAAATTTTGTACAAATCGATTACAAAGAAGAAGAGAGCCAGCGCTACCAGATGAAAGTCTTCCCAGGCGCCATCACCGATTTTTACGGATCAACCAATAAAGACACTTTAAGCCTGAATCAAGTCACCAAGGCAAATAAAGAATTTGGAAATATTTATATCCAGACAACTAATGGAGAAGAATTTCCCGTCATTGTCCAAATCGTCACCAAAGATTTAAAAGTCGTTGCGCAGGAAGTGATTTCTACTAACAAAGAAATCGCTTTTGAATTGATGAACCCCAATACCTATTATATCAGGTGGATTTATGATACCAATAAAAATGGACGCTACGACCCTGGGAATATTCTCAACCGCGAGCAACCAGAACGGATTCAATATTTAAGGAAGGAAATCAATTTAAAGCCAAATTGGGACGTAAATGAGATTATAAGTCTAGAGTAAATGCGTCACGATCTCCCAGAAAACGTAACTTCTCACGGTATTTTTCAATTTCCGATTTTTTAAGAATTACTGTTTTTACCCCATCGGTTTCCCAAGGGTGATCGATCATCTCTTTACCTAATATATTGTAAACTTGAGAGTGACCGTTATAATTCATACCCGTTCCATCAGTCCCCACACGATTAACGCCTATGCTGTAAGCCATGTTCTCAATGGCGCGGGCTTTTAACAATGCGTCCCAAGCATTTACACGAAGCACGGGCCAGTTTGCTACGTAGATCACCACATCATAATCTTGAGTGTTTCGTGCGTAAACTGGAAATCTCAGATCGTAGCAAATTTGCAGATTGAACTTCCAGCCCAGGTATTCTGCCATGACAGGTTTGCCACCTTTGTCATAAACCTTTTGCTCGCCCGCTAGTGTAAAAGTGTGTCGTTTATCGTAGATAAATAAATCTCCCTCAGGCGTTGCAAATAGGCCTCTGTTGACAAAACTGCCATCGCTTTTTTTAAGCATGGAGCTTCCGTAGATCGCAAAGTTTCCTTCGGCAGCTCGGGTTTTTAGATACGTGTAAATTTTTTCATCACTTGCAATACCTTGCGGCTTCATAGAGAATCCCGTGGTGAACATTTCAGGGATGATTACTAGATCGGTCTTTCCCTTAAGCTGCTTGAATTTATCTGAAAAAGCAGCAAGATTTGCCTGAGGATTCTCCCATTCTAAGGAAGTTTGTATCAGACTTACTCGCAGCTCGTTTTTACCCTTCATAGCGGTAGTTTCTATTGTTTTTTTTCTCGCTTTTTCTCCTTTTAGCCTCCAGTCTCTTGCGTTTTACGGCTTTGGGAATTCCTGTTTTCTTGCGGGCCTTTATAGGTTTTCTCGCTTCTTCCAGTAAGGCAAACAGCGATTGGATCACGCGTTCTTTATTGGTGGCCTGGCTGCGTGAACTCTGATCAGAAAGGATCAACACGCCATCATTTGTGAGCCGGTTGTTTAATCTGGCGATGATTCTTGAGTGTTCCGCTTTCGCGAAAGCGAGACTATTCAAAACATCAAAGTACAGTTGCACCTTTGTCGCCACTTTATTCACATGATGACCACCAGCACCGCTGCTGGCAACCGCTTTAAAATGGAACTCTTTTTGAATTTGATCTCTATCCATTCAACTGGTGTGCGGGTTTGAGCAGATCGTTCACCGTCTTGACCGGATTGAAAGTTTTGAGCGGCATCTCTAAGAAAATGCTGTTCCACTCAGACATGCCACCGTTCCAAAGACCTGGAAGTTCCTGCGCCTTGATCTCTTTACCCTTGCTTGATTTATAGGTGATAAACCCAGTGTCTGGATCGCTGTACTCGTGTAAATTGTATTTATTTCCTTTATGGTCACGCACGCTGCACACAATATCCACCGGATTGAAGTGCGTACCGCTGCGAGCAATTTTTTGCTGCGAGCTGCTGTTCTTGTCGACTTGAACGCCCTCGACAATCTCGATGGAAATCTCACCAAATTTATCCTCAACCCAGAACGGGCCGCCACCAGGTTCCCCCTCATTTTTTACCATCCCGCAAACCCGTAATGGGCGGTTGAGCTTGTCAAATAGGTATTTGTGCTGGTACTCCGTTTTGTATTTAAAGTAATCTCGAGGAAAAACGGTACAGAGGTCATTTTCTAGAAATTTCTCCATTTCTTTTTGTAGCTCGTCGCTAACATTGCTATTATCCAGTTTTTCCAGATAATCAAAAACCTTTGAACGCTTTTTCAAAAGATAGCCGGCAAGGATTTTTTTATAATCGCAGATCTCCTTTTCCAAACTGGAAACCGTAACATTATCAATATTCTTTACAAAAATGAGGTCAGCATCTTGTTTATCCAGATTATCGAGCAGCGCCCCATGGCCAGCGGGCCTAAAAAATAGGGTGCCATCATCCAGCACGATGGGATTGTTTTCCTCATCTACCGCGACTGTATCGGTATGCGGTTGCTGGAAGGAATAGGTCACATCAAAACTGATTCCCGTTTTTTGTTCCACGTGTTCCTCAATGCGCTTAAATTCTTCCTTGAAGTCTGATTTAAACGCGGGAGCAATTGTGAAGTGGAGGCGCGCCTTTCCCGTACATGAGGCGTAAATCGCAGCCTCAAAAAGATGCTCTTCAAAAGCCGTGGCGATGTGGTCTTTGTATTTGTGAAATGGAACAAGACCTTTGGGCATCCCGCCGTAATTGAAGCCGTTTTTTTCCATCATTTCACGTACAAACAAAAACTTTTGCTCTCCTTCATCCTTTGACCCCCAATCAGAATATTTCTGCTCGAGGGATTTTTTCACCTCAGCATAAAAGGGAAATTTTTCCAGCGCCGTGAAGAAAGTGAAAAGCTGATCTACCTTATTCTTATTGATATACGAGTTAACCGATTCTTTTTTAGGATCATAATTAGAAAGAAACTCATGTAAGAATTTGAACATGCGCGTGGCGGCACCGCTGGCTGGAACAAATTTTAAGATGTCTAGATCATCTTTCTGGCTGTCATATTGATCTTTGAGCGCCTCAATGTCAACTGACCTGAGACTCACGATTCCATCATCGATGATTGCTGCCCGATTCAGTCGTAAAGTGGGGAAGCCCTCTTGAAATCGGCGTATCTGTTCCTTGAGTTTTTCTTGAGAGATTCCTTTATCTTCAAGTTGTTTTTGCTGGGTGTCAGTTAGTTTCATTTAAAAGTTTGTTCTATGATTTGGATAGCGTTTTCCAGTCGCTGTTCTCCAGTTCCGGTAACGATTCCATAGTTTTTGTCAAATTTCTTGAGCGCGTCCTCAAATTGGTTAAAAATATACGCTCGATCATCGGGTCGGTCCCTAATGTCGTCTTTCTGCCAAGGTATGTCAACCTGCATAAGTAAATACAGGTCGTACTCAGATAATGCTATGACCTGCTCCAATTCTTCAGGTGCCACGTTGAAATAAATATGACTGTAAACCCAAGTTTCCAAAGCATCTGTATCGCAAAATAAGAATTTGTGGGCTTTTTTTGCAGCCTCATTTTCTAAACGTCGCTGACCACGCGTAATAGGCATTAAATCCTCTAGAGCGCAAACGGTGCCGGTTTGATCCATTTTTTCTTGCAGATATTCCCTAGCAAATTCTGGAATGTAGGTGGTGTGGTAGTGTTTTGCAAGCTTTCGCGAAAGCGTACTCTTACCTGTACTCTCTGGTCCAAAAAGTACTACTCGCTTGCCACTAAATTCCTTCTGAGGTGGTGTTTTTTCCATTCAACGAAGCCTACGTAAGCCATATAAGCGAGAAAAATATAGAGAATAGCGCTAAAACTGTAACCTTTAATAAAATATAAGGGAATCGTGATTATATTTCCTACCAATAAAACCAGCCAATGTTCCAGCTTGCGCAGAGCCATTTGCCACATTCCCACAAAGAAAATTCCCGTGGTAAAAATGTCTATGTAATTGAGATAGGAACTGAGCATACCTAAAAGCTGGTACACGACATAAACACCTATCACTGCACCTAGGAAGATCATCAGGGATTGCAGCCATTGCTCTTGAGAAACTCGTGTCACGGGAATCGCTTCCTCACCCAAATCGCTGCTCCAGTTGTACCAGCCGTACAGACTCATGATGAAATAATAAGCGTTAATAATCATATCGCCTGGCAGTTCCCATTGAAATAATAAATAAACATAAATTCCTGTCCCTAAAATACCAAATGGATATACCAAGACACTATTTCGTGCAGAAAATATTACGCTAACAATGGAGCAAATAACTGTCAATATCTCCAAAACAATATGCAGAGTAGAATACTCCTTATATTGTCCAAAAATGTAATCGATTATTTCCATGTCTGTTTATGCCCACCAACCCCCTGAAGGGGGCTTTAATTTGTGTTATGAACTTTCCTGTTAAGATCTTGAGCGGCTAGCGATTAGCAAGCGGCTTGTTGCGTACAGCTTAATGCCTAGAACCTAAAGCCTAAGTCAAAAATGCGGCTCGTAATCATGACGGTCAGTTTTGACCACTTTCATGTAAAAAAGAACGGCTTGTGTTTCCCTCATGCTCTCCTCCATTGCCTCGCTCAAAAATTGCATCATGGGTTTAAAGTCGCCATAAATCTGCGTGCTTAGTGGGTTTTCAAGTATCTTAAATTCAGAGTCGCGCAGTTTCTTGATGAATTTTATAATGTGTTCTTCATAATCTCCTTGGAGCGGAGACATGGTTAATTCTATGGATGCTTTCATGGGTTTAGTTAATGAGTTTATGAGTCTTTGAGTTTGTGAGGTCTAAGGTTCTTCTGTTTTGTAAAGGATCAATCTTCTTTCTTGTAGCCCTCGTAATAGTAAGATTGCTCGATTCCTTTGAAAATGATTTCTCTATCGTTGACTTTTGATGTCAGGTTCTCAGATAGTAACGTTCTTAATTCCAGATCATTTATAGGGCTGCGCTCCATGGCTTGCAAATACAAGATTTTATCTACAAACTGCCAGTTAACGACTTTTCTAAGTTTCTTTTTCAACATCATATCCAACCAAATTCTCATGGATCTCCCATTACCGTCCATAAAGGGATGGGCAATATTCATCTCAACGTATTTAGCAATGATGGTTTTAAAATCATTTTCAGGCATCTGTTCAATCTTCAATAAAATTTCCTTGAGGTACAAAGCATTCGCAAACCGGAAACCACCTTTAGAAATATTCTTCTCTCGGATGACGCCGGCATGATCATACAGGTCATTAAATAGATAGCTATGGATTTCTTGTAAACCTCGTGTAGATCCTACTTCAATGCGGTCTATTTTACCCGACTCAAATAAATCATAAGCCTTCTGCAAGCTTTGTTTATCGATGTTTTTCATACTGATTAAACTACTTAGTTGACGGGATTGTATTCTACCGGCATGAATACATCAATGCTAAAATCCAAATAGTAAAAGTGAATCGAGTCTTTTACATCAAAATCACCATTTTTATTTGAATCCTCGATAGTTCTATAATAAAGACGATTATTTACATCCCATATTTGATAATCAATAAGTTCATGGTTAGGTGGGCTAATTTTTTCAAAGCCAGTACCATCTATATCACTAATGTATAGAGATTCAACATCATTATAATTCAGTACCTCGTCTTGATTAGTGTCTTGGTCATTGATTTTATAAATTAAAAACTGCTTCTGAATGTTGTTATTAATTTCACTAGCGTAACGAATTGAATTAATATTTATATAGGCGTCTGTTAATGGATACAAGTCCTCTGTTCCGAGCTTCTGAAATTTAATATTATTTATATCGCCAGTTATCTCAAGCCCGTTGAAATTTGAAATTTTGAACTGTCCATAGCCATAACTAGACTTACTTAACCCATATCGGGTTTGACTTTTCGGTATTCTAAATTCGCCTATTAGATGCATCAAATACTCAGTACTGTCAATATGAATAGGATTTGATGCTAGAGGTACATAGGTTGAGTCTATGCCTAAGGTCTGCTCCTTGTTTTCATCCTCATAGGATATTTTCGGCTTTTTTTCAGATTCACATGAGATGATGGAGAAAATTATAAGTACAGAGTACAAAAATTTGATTGATGGTCTCATTCTAGAACTATTTATTTAGTCTTAATCAAATCTACCTGTTCATAATTTAAATATCAAGCCAACTCAGATTTTCTTCAATCGCTGTGCCCACCACGACCATTCTGGCGCCGGCATCAAATTTTGATTTAATGGCTTGCTTAGTGCGCAAGCCACCGCCTACGATTGTAGGTGTGTTCACTCGCTGTTGTACCGCCTTTACAATTTCATCGGTAACTGGTTGTTTTGCGCCGCTGCCCGCCTCGAGATAAATCAATTTATTACCCATAAACTGACCTGCCAAAGCCGTTTTAACCACCTCATCAATATCTTGCTGACTCATGGGAGTTGTATTAGAAACACGCGCCACCGCCGACTCATTTTTGCCATCAAGCAACAAATACGCGGTGGGTATTACCTCAATCCTTGCCTCTTGAACCTTATAAGCTGCGGCCACCTGTTCACCGATGAGGTAGTCTGGATTGCGACCAGAGATCAAGTTGAGGTACAGGATCGCATCTGCGGCGCTGGAAACTTGTTTGTGCGAGCCTGGGAAAAGTATAATAGGTAGTTTAGTCGATCCTCTCAGGTGTTGTGTCCACTTGTCAAAATCCACGTTTTCCATGGTACTGCCGCCTACCAGCAAAACTATTTGGTCTACGTCAAACTTCTTGATAATTCTGGAGCTGTTAAGAGATAACGCTTTCGCGAAAGCGGAAACCTCTTCAAATCCCATCTTTTCAGGATCTACCAAAATCCCTAACGTGCGCTCAACTGAAGTGATTAGGTCGTAGATTTTATGCATCTTTAGGGAGGATATAAACCATGGTGAAGCCTTTCATTTCAAGAAAAAAACCGTCAAAATCCAAACGGTCCTCTTCAAAATGGAGCGAGCAAGCTATAGTTTCTTGATCTATATTAAACCGATCCACTTTGCAGTGTGCCTTAAATCCAAGGCCTTTTGTGCCGTATAATTTATACATGGATTCTTTTGCACCCCAAATAACAGTCAACTCGCGGGTGGGATCCTCAATAGCGTTGAGATATTGACTCTCGTGATCAATAAATTTAATCGCAATTCGCTGAATCTTGTCCCGTTGCTTCTCAATATCAATTCCGGTAGGTGAATCACTTATCACAATCCCTGTAAAAGTAAAACTATGCGTAATGGAAATGTGGCGGCCGTCTTTGAGATAGGGTTTCCCATTCTCTGAATAATATAGATCGTTATCAGCGTAGCCCGCCTCCCGCAACAAATGCCTGATGCTTAAAAACCCCCTGCGGTGCAGTTCAGAACTCATGGTAAGCAACCGATTCATGGAGTTTTGAGACAACTCAATGTCTGTTCTAAGCCATGCTTCACTCTCCACAATCTCCCAGATGTATACCGCGGTATTACTCCTGTTGTTAAGTGTTTTGTAAAGCGGCATAAGAAGGCTTGTTTTTTCGTAGCTTTGCAACCGCAATTTAACAAATAATTAATGCCTCAACGACTTGATAGTGAGGGTTCACTTGAGGTCAGGCGTATTAAAACAAGCAAATGAGCACAGAAACGATTCCTTACGTTCCTTACAAAGTAAAAGATATTTCCCTAGCCGAATACGGCCGCCTGGAAATTGAACTTGCCGAAGCAGAAATGCCCGGTCTAATGTCCCTAAGGGAAGAATATAAAGACGAGCAGCCACTTAAAGGCGCTCGCATCGCTGGTTGCCTTCACATGACTATACAAACTGCGGTTCTAATTGAAACTCTCGTTGCTCTGGGAGCCGATGTAACCTGGTCTTCTTGTAACATTTTTTCTACACAAGATCATGCAGCAGCAGCAATTGCAGCAGCTGGAATACCGGTTTATGCATGGAAGGGAATGAGTGAGGAAGAGTTTAACTGGTGTATCGAGCAGACATTGTTTTTTGGGGAAGAGCGCCAGCCGCTTAACATGATCCTAGATGATGGTGGAGACTTGACTAACATGGTTTTTGATGAATATCCAGAACTTGCCAAAGGCATCAAAGGTCTTTCTGAAGAAACAACTACTGGAGTTCACAGATTGTACGAGCGCATGAAAAACGGTACGCTAGTTATGCCAGCGATCAACGTAAACGACTCAGTAACCAAGTCTAAGTTTGACAATAAATACGGTTGTAGAGAAAGTGCAGTAGATGCCGTACGTCGCGCTACAGACACTATGCTTGCCGGTAAGCGTGTGGTAGTTTGTGGCTATGGTGATGTAGGTAAAGGTACTGCAGCTTCTTTTAGAGGTGCTGGATCTATCGTAACGGTTACTGAAATCGATCCTATCTGTGCCCTTCAAGCAGCTATGGATGGTTATGAAGTTAAGAAGCTGGAGACTGTCGTAGGAAATGCAGATGTAGTGATCACTACTACAGGTAATAAAGACATCATAAGAGGTGAGCACTTTAAAGCGATGCGCGACAAAGTGATCGTTTGTAACATAGGACACTTTGATAACGAGATCGACGTAGCTTTCTTGAACAAAAACTACGGAGATACTAAAGTTGAAATCAAGCCTCAGGTTGACAAATACACGATCGACGGGAAGGACATTATCCTTCTTGCAGAAGGTCGTTTAGTGAATTTAGGTTGTGCAACGGGTCACCCGAGTTTTGTAATGAGTAATTCATTTACGAACCAAACGCTTGCTCAAATAGAGTTGTGGAACCACTCTGACAAGTACAAGAATGAAGTATACATGCTTCCTAAGCACCTTGATGAAAAGGTTGCAGCGCTTCACCTTGAGCGTATAGGAGCAGAACTTACTGAACTGAAAGAATATCAAGCTGACTACATAGGTGTTAAAGTTGAAGGACCTTTCAAGCCAGAATATTACAGATACTAGAACAGTAGGGCTGGAGAGGATGACAGACCGCTGGGCTTCGACTCCGCTCAGCCACCAGCTGAAAGACAAAAGACGAAAGACAATTTTATGGTGTTCAGATTTTGGTCTCTGCCAAAGTTGAAATTTTTATAAAGTTAAAGCATTCAGGTTTTCTGTCACTTTCTAAAAGCTAAATATTAGATCGCCGCTTTTTTAAAGAGCGGCGATTTTATTCACAACCTCTTTAATTTAACTGATTTTTAATTGGTTGTGTGAGAATTTTAGCCTATTATGCCAAAATTATTAATTTGCTAATTTATTAGCGGATAATTATAGAATTAATGAAAGATAAAAAACAATGGGTAGAAGAAGCTAATGAATGGTTGAATGCCAGCATGAGCAACATGTCCACCAGTGATCGTGTACATTCTTCTAGACGCGGTAAAGAGCTCATTTTGGGCATTAACGAAATCTATAAAGAAACTAAGGATCCAGAGTTAATGGAACTTATGAAAGAACTGACTGCAAAGAAGCAGAAAGTTGAAAAGAGACTGAAGGGAATCAGAATGTAGATTTGGTAACCTTTTTTGAAAAACCCCTCAAGTTGAAAACTTTGAGGGGTTTTTTTAATGAATAGATCAACTTCAAATCATTGAATTACGATCTGTACCGTTTCCATTTGATTAGAGCCATGTGAAATCTGCATAAAATAGTTTCCTGGACTTAGACCTGAAACGTCTAACGTATCACCTAATCTATGGCTCACATTCATTACCGTATTTGATGAATCGTCATAAATTACTACCCAAACATAATAGTTGCAATAGGGTTCTCCACTTGGATCTAATATTTGATCGTTGCACAATCCCATAAAAGTCCATAGGGATTCATCTTTTTTATCAATAAACATATCGTCATCAGCTGGATTTGGGAAAATCCTAAAATTGATACTGTCAGCTCCAGATGGTGGGGGTGGAGCACAATTGGTCCCGCATACATCTAAATTAACTGTATATTCTGTCCATTCTCCTGGTCCACAGTCGTTCACATATCGTATTCTAAATCTAACGGTCTCGTCACATTCAGGGAAAAATACCACTTCTCTCAAGGAGGTACCTGATCTTGCATTACCATCCCAAGCAGCGTTACCTTCCAGATACTCCCACTCTAAATAATCCACTTGTTCTGGAAAAGGAACGTTGATCAATGAAAATGCCTGAACATCGCAATAGGTATGTGATGGAGGATACAAACCTAATACCGCAAACCCATGAGTGACCTCAATAAGATCACCACCACTTTTGGGAACTCCCGCCCATACATTTTTACTGATTCTAGTATCAGCAGCTGTGACCCCACAATCAGGATAGTCTCCAAAATTAACGGATAAAGTATGGTTACCGTTCAACCATTCTTGTACCTCCACAACGTTAGGCAGGCTGGGGTCTGGAGTCGTGATAATGCCTGGATAATTCCAATTGTATTCTGGAGCGCCGGCTGGTACCGAGAAGATGGCTCTATCACAGAATTCATCTGGGCCAGTTATTTCCCAATCTTTTATTTCACATGCTAGAGCACAGGATTCTACAGAAGGATTATCTGATAACTCATCTATAAGCCAATTACCGTTTTGTAGGGTAAACTGTGTATGAGCTTGACTTATTAAAGGGTTAGCATGGAAGTTATCAAAAGGAATGTTCTTTGGTGCTGGCGGCGGCATTGTTGCGTCATATCGTTTGAACAAATCTATTGGATCAATAACAACATTCCCTTCTCCTACATCAAGACTGCTGTAAACAGGAATAAAACTAAATCTGGTTTGTAAAACATAATCATCTAGTTCTGCTGGTAATGTAGCAAAAGCATTAATATCATAAATACCACCATTTGAACTATCTAAAGCTAACATGTCATTAGTAGAATAAAATGCGCCTTGATCGATAAAATGTTCCTCAACTGTAAACAATCCCAATATCGTTTTCTTGATAAATACTTTTCCTTTATATATTCTTTCTATTTGTTGTGAAGGAAGAGCCTTACATGTAAATTCTGCCTTTATATCTGTATTGGTGGAAAGTAGAGACGATAAGACCCTGCCTGGATTTAGTGACAAGCCATTAGCGATGGCAAGTCCTATATTAGTCAGAAAAAATGGCAAATCAATCTTTTCATTTGCTTTAATTAAATCTGCTAAAGGTTCATAGTCTAATTGTGTACCACAGTCTGTTGAATTAGTAATTGCGATGTTACGGATGTTATCTTGCTGTGGGTAGCCTAAATTCTGATACTCTGTTAAAAAGCTATCGTGCAGCGTAGAACTAGGATGTGACAATCCCTGACCAGTACCATTTATCTGATAGATTAGCATCTGTTGAGCAGCTGGTGATTCAAGAATAGCAAGAGTCTCTGATAATTGATCATCGCTCAAATCGTCTAGATCTGCAATGTTTATATTTATCAAACTAAAGAAAACTGGTAAGGATATCTGCTCTCCTACTAAGTGACGAACTAGTGCTTGTACTGACAATGGAACATTTGCACCCTGATGAGGGCTATCATGGCTTATGTACAATTTAGTTTCATGAGTCTCACCATTGATCTCCATATCTCTTAATGCATATCGAGCAACCAGACCACCCATACTAATACCCAGTACCGCGTTTTTCTCTGTTCCTGTTTTTAAATCATTGACCTGCCGTATCACCTCTTCTACCATAAGCGCATTGCGCTGGATAAAATCTGTCCCATTTACATAATCAATAAAGACCAGATCATAATCTTCATCTTCAATGGCTTCATTTAACGC
This genomic interval from Nonlabens spongiae contains the following:
- a CDS encoding geranylgeranylglyceryl/heptaprenylglyceryl phosphate synthase, with the translated sequence MHKIYDLITSVERTLGILVDPEKMGFEEVSAFAKALSLNSSRIIKKFDVDQIVLLVGGSTMENVDFDKWTQHLRGSTKLPIILFPGSHKQVSSAADAILYLNLISGRNPDYLIGEQVAAAYKVQEARIEVIPTAYLLLDGKNESAVARVSNTTPMSQQDIDEVVKTALAGQFMGNKLIYLEAGSGAKQPVTDEIVKAVQQRVNTPTIVGGGLRTKQAIKSKFDAGARMVVVGTAIEENLSWLDI
- the pnuC gene encoding nicotinamide riboside transporter PnuC, coding for MEIIDYIFGQYKEYSTLHIVLEILTVICSIVSVIFSARNSVLVYPFGILGTGIYVYLLFQWELPGDMIINAYYFIMSLYGWYNWSSDLGEEAIPVTRVSQEQWLQSLMIFLGAVIGVYVVYQLLGMLSSYLNYIDIFTTGIFFVGMWQMALRKLEHWLVLLVGNIITIPLYFIKGYSFSAILYIFLAYMAYVGFVEWKKHHLRRNLVASE
- the ahcY gene encoding adenosylhomocysteinase — translated: MSTETIPYVPYKVKDISLAEYGRLEIELAEAEMPGLMSLREEYKDEQPLKGARIAGCLHMTIQTAVLIETLVALGADVTWSSCNIFSTQDHAAAAIAAAGIPVYAWKGMSEEEFNWCIEQTLFFGEERQPLNMILDDGGDLTNMVFDEYPELAKGIKGLSEETTTGVHRLYERMKNGTLVMPAINVNDSVTKSKFDNKYGCRESAVDAVRRATDTMLAGKRVVVCGYGDVGKGTAASFRGAGSIVTVTEIDPICALQAAMDGYEVKKLETVVGNADVVITTTGNKDIIRGEHFKAMRDKVIVCNIGHFDNEIDVAFLNKNYGDTKVEIKPQVDKYTIDGKDIILLAEGRLVNLGCATGHPSFVMSNSFTNQTLAQIELWNHSDKYKNEVYMLPKHLDEKVAALHLERIGAELTELKEYQADYIGVKVEGPFKPEYYRY
- a CDS encoding thiamine-binding protein — its product is MKASIELTMSPLQGDYEEHIIKFIKKLRDSEFKILENPLSTQIYGDFKPMMQFLSEAMEESMRETQAVLFYMKVVKTDRHDYEPHF
- a CDS encoding 4'-phosphopantetheinyl transferase family protein gives rise to the protein MPLYKTLNNRSNTAVYIWEIVESEAWLRTDIELSQNSMNRLLTMSSELHRRGFLSIRHLLREAGYADNDLYYSENGKPYLKDGRHISITHSFTFTGIVISDSPTGIDIEKQRDKIQRIAIKFIDHESQYLNAIEDPTRELTVIWGAKESMYKLYGTKGLGFKAHCKVDRFNIDQETIACSLHFEEDRLDFDGFFLEMKGFTMVYILPKDA
- the fic gene encoding protein adenylyltransferase Fic, giving the protein MKNIDKQSLQKAYDLFESGKIDRIEVGSTRGLQEIHSYLFNDLYDHAGVIREKNISKGGFRFANALYLKEILLKIEQMPENDFKTIIAKYVEMNIAHPFMDGNGRSMRIWLDMMLKKKLRKVVNWQFVDKILYLQAMERSPINDLELRTLLSENLTSKVNDREIIFKGIEQSYYYEGYKKED